TTCTCTAAAACTATTGGACAATGCTCATGCCAATGGCATAAAAGTCATGATGGGTATCTGGATGCGTCATGGTAGACCAGGAATGGAAGATGACGACAGCTTTAATTATTTGAAAGATACTAAAGGTAAGGAGGCAATGTATGATAATGCAATTAAAGTTGTTAATCGTTACAAAAATCATCCAGCAATACTTACATGGGGCATTGGTAATGAAGTGTACCTTAATATAGGCACAGAAGAAGAAAAATTAGCTTATTCAAAATTATTAGAAAGAATATGTAGTCAAATAAAAGAATTAGACCCAAATCACCCAGTTACATCAGTTGAAGCATGGACATTTGGTATGGATTGGTGGGAAAAGCATGTGCCTTCAATTGATATTTATGGGCTTAATAGCTATGGTTTTGGGGCCAACTTTTTGCAAGAAGAGTTAAATAAACGAAATATTAACAAACCCTACATCATTACCGAATTTGGAGTCACGGGTGAATGGGATATAAAGAACGAAAAGTTAGCCGTAAAGATAGAACCTAGTGATACAGAAAAATATGATGCTATTGTCACAGGCTATAAAGATTGGATTGTAGATAAGCCATCGTGTTTAGGTGTTTATGTATTTCATTACTCTAATAGCAATAATTTTATATCTCCATGGCTGTATACACATGTAAATGGATATAAACGCCCTCAATATTGGGCAATACGTGAAGCTTATACTGGCAAAAAACCAGATAATAAAGTACCTTTTATAAAAAGCTTTGTGCTTACTGAGACTAATGCTAAAAGTGAAATATGGTTGCCTGTAGATTTACATGTCACAGATAAGGACAATGACAGTTTAGAATTTAGTTTTTACTATAATCACAGAAAAGGAAGTAGGAAACGTAGAGATGCCATAAAAAAACTTAATCATCGTGGGTCTTTAAAGGGTGGTTTTGAAATAGAACTTCCTAAGGTTCATGGTGCTACTAAAATATATGTGTACGTCAATGATAATTATGGTAATCTTGCTATTGCTTCAGATGTTATTGATGTATTTGATAAGAACTCTAAAAAGAAAAAATACTTGGTGCCTAAAGTAGATTTACCTTTCTACGTCTACAAGGATAATAACGAAATTCCATATGTTCCTTCTGGGTTAATGGGAAATTATAGAGCACTAAACATTGATTTAAATCATACAGATAACGTCCAGTCTGGAAAAACAGCAATTGAAATAAGTTATAATGTTGGTCATGACTGGTATGGAGTGGCCATGGTAGATCCTGCTAATGATTGGGGTAATATTTTAGGAGGTTATGACATATCAGGAGCAAAATCTTTTAGTTTTTGGGCAAAAGCCACGAGTAATAAGGTTTTGGCAACAATTGGTTTTGGTCTTATAGATAAGGATAAGCCATTTCCAGATACTGCTAAAAAATCTGTTGAAATTATTTTAACTAAAGAATGGAAAAAGTATACAATTAAAACTAAAAGACAGGATCTTTCATGTATTCGTTCAGGTTTTGTTCTGTTCTCTAGTGGTATTGGTCAAGGACACAAAATATACCTTGACAATATTGTTTTTGAATAATTTGTAGATTATTTGAAATCAATAGTACAACTCTTAGAATTTCCAAACCACTTTACACGATTCTTAGAAGCTGTTTTGTAAATATAATCTCTAATTAATCTTGGTATAAAACCAAGAAGAGCAGCAACACGTTTCCATTTTGGAATTTTTGAGATGATGCGTATAAAACCATCAGAGTGAGTTTTAACCCCATTGTCATCAATTAAAATAACAGTATCCAAACGTTTGGTAGGGAAGCCATTTTTTATTAGTAATTGTTGTCCGTAGGTAGACTGAAATGCTACAAACTGAAACATGTCCTCTGGAGCAAATTTTAACAACCAGCCAACTACACCGTTACAAAGGTTACATTCCCCATCAAAAATTATAATATCTTTTTCCATTCTGGTTTTTATTAGTTGATTAATATAGCAGTAGACGAACTTATTGGATGCAACTTTCAAGCTAGGTTATTTTTTAATTCTTTTTTATGATAAATGTTAGTCGGTATCACTGTATTAAATCGTATCTTAGGGATATAAGTTTAACACCAAAAATAGAATGATTATGACGGTAAATTTTCAATACGTAGACACAGATGTAAGTGAAACACTCTCCCAGTTCACTGTAGAGAAATTAGAAAAATTGAATGATAAATTTGAGTTTTTAATTTCAGCACAAGTTTATTTTAAACACGATAGTAAAGACCACGAAGCTGGTAAAATTTGTAATATTGAGTTGAGTCTTCCTGGTCCAAGAATTTTTGCTAAATCTAATGAGCGAGAATATGAATTAGCAGTTACTGAGACTATAAACGATTTGAGACGTCAATTAGATAAACGTAAAGAAACATATAAAGTTTACTAGTTGTGTTAATAATAATTATAAAGCTCGAGGCATAAAAGTCTCGAGTTTTTTTATCTATGATGATAAGGCTCATTTTTTAATATTGTAAAACCACGGTATAACTGCTCTATAAAAAATAAACGAACCATTTGGTGTGAGAATGTCATTTGGGACAAACCTAATTTACTGTTAGAACGCTTGTAAACAGCATCTGAAAAACCATATGGACCACCAATGACAAAAATAATTTGCTTCACGCCAGAGTTTAAATGTTTTTGAATATAGTTTGAAAACGCTACAGAATCCATCTGTTTTCCATTTTCGTCTAACAGAATAAGTACTTCAGAATTCTGAACTTTAGCTAGAATGAGCTCGCCTTCTTTTTCTTTCTGCTGAGCTTCTGATAAATGTTTTGCTTTTTTGATGTCTGGAATAATATCAAGACTAAACTTAATATAAAAACCTAAACGTTTTTGGTAGTCTTCAATTAAGGCTTGAAGTTGTTTGTTATCAGTTTTGCCAATGGCTATCAATTTTATTTGCATGTTCAAATTTACAATTTCATTTTTTCTGAATCAATTCGTGAATCAATTTCCTATTTTTACGTTAAATAATAGTATCAATGATTTCAAAAGAACAATTCAATAAAGAAATAGAGCTCATAATCGCTAACGCGATTCGTGAGGATGTTGGAGATGGTGACCATAGTTCACTAGCTTGTATACCAGCTTCAGCACAAGGGAAAGCAAAACTTTTGGTTAAGGACAAAGGTGTAATTGCAGGAGTTGAATTTGCTAAACAAGTTTTTGACTATGTTGATACTGATATGAAGGTTGAAACATTAATTGAAGACGGAAGTCATGTAAAATATGGTGATATTGCGTTTTATATTGAAGGTGCTTCACAATCTATTTTAAAAGCCGAAAGACTTGTACTTAATGCAATGCAGCGTATGAGTGCTATAGCTACTAAAACCAAAGTGTTTGTAGATTTGTTAGAAGGAACAGGTACTCAGATTTTAGACACTCGTAAAACGACACCAGGCATAAGAGCTTTAGAAAAATGGGCAGTAACTATTGGAGGCGGAACAAACCATCGTTTTGCATTGTACGATATGATTATGCTTAAAGACAACCACATCGACTTTTCAGGAGGTGTTTCTAAAGCTATAAATAAGACAAAAGACTATTTAAAAAAAACCAATCGGGACTTAAAGATTATTGTCGAAGCTAGAAACCTACATGAAATACAAGAGATATTGGATTGCGGTGGTGTTTACAGAATTCTTATAGATAATTTTAATTATGAAGATACTCGTAAAGCTGTAAAATTAATTGGCGATAAATGTTTAACAGAATCTTCAGGTGGTATTAACGAAAAAACGGTGAGACACTATGCAGAGTGTGGTGTTGATTTTATTTCATCAGGTGCATTAACACATTCTGTGTATAATATGGACTTGAGCCTAAAAGCAGTTTAAACGCTATTTTTTATGTCAAAATCGATAGAAGATAAGCTTAAAAAAATACCGGTAATTAATATTTTGGTGCGTTTTTGCCAAAAAATTAAGCTGCCAGCTTTTGAGGGTTTATCAGTTTACGATTTATTAGAATTATATGGGTTAGGTATTGTCAAAGGCACACTAACGACTCGTGCTAGTGCAATTGCATTTAGTTTTTTTACGTCTATATTCCCATTTTTATTGTTTGTTGTTATTCTTATTCCTGTAATACCCATTGATGGTTTTGATGTAGAATTTTCTAAGTTTTTAGAGTCATTTTTACCTGCACAAACTTCGGACTTTTTTATGTCTACTATTTTCGAAAACTTAGAGGGTAATAGTCAAGCAGGCTTATTATCATCTGTTTTTTTGTTATCAATGTTTCTGATGGCTAACGGTGTCAATGCAGTATTTTCTGGTTTCGAGAATTCGTACCATGAGCAATTAACACGAAATGTATTTCAACAATATCTATATGCACTAGGCATAGCTCTTATTTTGGCGTTTTTAGTTCTGTTTACTGTAGCAGTTTTTATTTATACGCAAGTATATATTATTGTACCAATAAATGAGGCTTTCGGTACTGAAGAAGCGACCAATCGACAATGGATTTTAGTTGCAAAATATCTCTTTTTTGTAGTTATGGTCTACTTGGCTACAGCCACATTATATTATTTTGGAACTAAAGAAGGTAGACAAACACGATTTTTCTCAATTGGTGCACTCTTAACAACATTGCTAATTATTCTAACCTCATATTTATTTGGTATTTATATCGATAATTTTTCGAAATACAATGAGTTGTATGGTTCTATAGGCGCTTTATTGATTTTGTTATTATACCTATGGCTTAATGCTAATATTTTACTACTTGGATATGAACTTAATGCTACTTTAAGAGGGTTGCATAAGCTAAATGAAATGACACCAGCAGATGAATAATCATTTTATAGATGTCATATTGCCAATTCCACTTCAGAAAGCATTTACTTATCATATTACAGAAGCCGAAGCTGAATTTCTAAAACCAGGTATACGTGTTGCTGTACCCTTTGGCAAGAGCAAAATTTATACAGCATTAGCTTATAAAATTCACAATAAGCCACCAATAGCTTACGAGGCAAAAACCATCCATCAAATACTAGATGATAAACCATTAGTAACAGAAAAGCAATTAGAGCATTGGCAATGGATTGCTAGTTATTACATGTGTAGTTTAGGAGAAGTAATGCGCGCGGCAATACCAAACGCATTTATTATAGAAAGCGAAACTATTATTTCAAAAGTAGAAGATGCTATAGTAAATGATTCAGAATTAAAGGACGAAGAGTTTTTGATTTATGAGGCATTGCATCATCAATCATCTTTAAAGATTCAAGATGTAATTTCAATTTTAGATAAGAAACGTGTTTTGCCAATCATTAATGGCTTAGTTGAAAAAGGGATTATACAACTTCAAGAAGAAATTTATCAGAAATACACGCCTAAATTAGTACGTTATGTTCGATTGCATGAGCATCATAAATCTGAAGATAAACTACAGAAATTATTAGAATTATTAAATCGAGCTAAAAAGCAACGTGATGTGGTTTTGACTTTGTTTCAGTTAGAAGCAACGTCACAAAAAGCAATAAAAGTTACTGAATTGGTTGAAAAAAGTGGCGCATCATCAGCAATCATAAAAACTTTGATTGATAAAAAAATATTGGAAGAATACCATATCCAAACTGATCGTGTCAATTTTGAAGGTGAAGCTGGAGCTGAGTCAAAACAGCTCAATGAATATCAGCAAAAAGCTTTTGAGGAGATAAATACCTCTTTTGAAGAAAAGTCAGTCGTCTTATTACATGGCGTAACATCTTCGGGAAAAACGGAGATTTACATTAAGCTGATAGAAAAACAATTAGAACAGCAAAAACAAGTATTGTATTTACTGCCAGAAATAGCTTTAACTACACAATTGGTTTCACGATTGCAAGATTATTTTGGAGAAAAGGTAGCAGTATTTCATTCCAGATATTCTGGTAACGAACGTGTTGAAGCCTGGAACAACATTTTAAACAATTCTGAGAAGGCACAAATAATAATAGGAGCAAGGTCTTCATTATTATTACCTTTTAGAGATTTAGGTTTAATTATTGTCGATGAGGAGCATGAGCAATCTTATAAACAATTTGACCCAGCACCAAGATACCATGCGAGAGATGCAGCTATAGTTTTAGCAAATATGTTTAATGCCAAAACACTTTTGGGTACTGCGACACCAAGTTTAGAAACTTACTATAATACTTCGGAAGGAAAATACGGTTTAGTGGAGATTACAAAGCGTTATAATGACGTTTTAATGCCAGAAATAGAGCTGGTAGATTTAGCTGATAAATACAAACGTAAACGTATGAAAGGTCATTTTAGTGACCGATTAATAGAAGAAATGACGGAAGCGTTTGAAGAAGGTTTTCAAGTTATTCTATTTCAGAACAGGAGAGGCTTTTCTCCAATTGTAGAATGTACGACTTGTGGTAACTCTCCACAATGTCCTAATTGCGATGTGAGTTTAACCTACCATCAATACCGAGACCAACTGCGATGTCATTATTGCGGTTATAATTCTGCAATGTTAAAAAGTTGTCAAGCTTGTGGTAATATAACTTTGGATACTAAGGGTTTTGGAACAGAACAAATAGAAGAAGAAGTAAAGGCTTTGTTTCCTGATAGGCGAGTGGCACGAATGGACTTAGATACTACAAGAGGTAAATATGGTTTCGAGAAGTTAATAACTCGTTTTGAACAGCGAGAAATTGATGTTTTAGTTGGTACGCAAATGATTACTAAAGGTTTAGATTTTAGATATGTAAAACTAGTAGGCATTTTAAATGCTGATAATTTGCTCAATTTTCCAGATTTTAGAGCTCATGAACGTAGTTATCAACTCATGGCACAGGTTTCTGGACGTGCTGGACGGACAGATTTACGAGGAAAAGTATTAATACAAACCTACAACCCGCATCATAATATTTTACAGCAGGTTTCTACTAACTCCTACACCGAGATGTATAAGGAACAGTTAAATGATAGATATAATTACAAATACCCGCCAATTTTTCGCCTTATAAAAGTTACACTAAAACATAAAGATTATAATCGAGTAAACTTGGCAGCTGATTGGTATGCTAAATCTTTGAAGCTGTATTTTAAAACAAATGTTTTGGGTCCAGAATTTCCACCTGTATCAAGAATTAGAAATTTATACCATAAAAATATTTTAATCAAAATTCCTCAAAATCAGTCTTTACCAAAGACTAAAGAAGCAATTGCAAGAATAGATAATAGCTTTAATGCAGTCAAAGATTTTAGATCAGTTAGGGTAATCATTAATGTGGATAATTATTAAAAATTGATATAAAAAAATCTCATTGTTTCCAATGAGATTTTCTAATCACTTCTAATGATTTAGGTATTAACCTAATTTTGGGGTTTTAAGCGAATTACATATTATTTAACGCATCAACAAGTTGCGTTTTCTTATTTCGACTTAAGGGTATTTCATATGCTCCGACTTCAACATTTTTACTGTTAAAGCGATCAATCTTGTCTAGATTGACGATATAAGATTTATGGATTCTGAGAAATTTGCCTTCAGGCAGTTCTTTTTCAAAAGCTTTCATCGTGGATAAAACCACAAGACTATTTTCTTCGGTTACTACTTTTACGTAATCACCAAGTGCTTCAATCCATTTAATGTCTTTGATATAAACTTTACGCTTTTTAAGATTACTCTTAACAAAGATGTGTTCACCTTCAGTTTCGTTAAAGTCTAGTTTTAGTTTGTGTTGTTCAATAGCTTTCTCAACCGCTTGATTGAAACGCTCTTTGGTAATAGGTTTTTGAAGATAATCTGTAGCATCGTAATTAAATGCTTTAAATGCGTATTCGGTCTTACCAGTGACAAAAATAATTTGGGGTTTGTTATTTAAGACATCTAGAAGTTCGAAACCATTAAGAACAGGCATTTCGATATCAAGGAAGATTAAATCTACTTTTTTCGTATTTAATCCGTTTTTAGTTTCTAATGCACTACTATATTCAGCAACGAGATTTAGGGACTCGTGATTTTCTATAAGCTTTACTATAGATAAACGCTGAATTGCAGAGTCATCTACAACTACACAGTTTAAGGTCATAACATTATTGTTTTTAGGTTAAGCTTCGACAATAGTACAAAAAATTCGGACAAATACCAAAAATCATCGTTAAAGTGTAAAAAAACTTAATTTTTGTTTAAGTAGAAATTGGTTCAAAAATTACATATAATCACTTGTGGTACTTACAAATAATGTGTATTTTTGCACCCGTTTTTAACATTAATAAACAATTTTTATGAATCATTATGAAACTGTTTTCATCTTAAATCCCGTTTTATCTGACGACCAGATAAAGGAAACAGTAAAGAAATACGAAGACTTTCTTGTTTCTAAAGGAGCTAAGATGATTGCCAAAGAAGATTGGGGCTTAAAAAAGTTAGCTTATCCAATCCAAAACAAAAAAAGTGGTTTTTATCACTTATTTGAGTACACTGTAGCTGGTGAGGCTATTGAGCCTTTAGAGGTAGAATTTAGACGTGACGAGCGTTTTATGCGTTACTTGACTGTAAAGTTAGATAAGCATGCTATTGCTTGGGCTGCTAAAAGAAGAGATAGAAACAAACAAAAAGCAAAAGCGTAACTATGGCATCTATAGACCAACAAGCAAAAGGAAAAAAAGAAGGAGAGATTAGATATCTTACACCTTTAAACATAGAAACGTCAAAAGCTAAGAAGTACTGTCGTTTTAAGAAATCAGGTATTAAGTATGTAGATTATAAAGATGCAGACTTTTTACTATCATTTGTTAACGAGCAAGGTAAATTGTTACCAAGACGTTTAACAGGAACATCTTTAAAATACCAAAGAAAAGTTTCTGTAGCAGTAAAAAGAGCGAGACACTTGGCATTAATGCCTTATGTAGCGGATTTATTAAAATAAATTTATCATAACAATGGAACTTATATTAAAACAAGACGTTGAGAATTTAGGATTTAAAGACGATATTGTAACAGTTAAGAACGGTTATGGTAGAAACTTTTTAATCCCTCAAGGACAAGCAATTTTAGCTACAGTATCTGCAAAGAAAGTTTTAGCAGAAAACTTAAAGCAACGTGCTTTTAAAGAGCAAAAATTAATTGATGATGCTAAGAAAATTTCTGATGCATTAAACAATTTAGAAATCAAAATAGCATCTAAAGTTGGATCAGGAGATAAATTATTTGGATCTGTAAACAACATTGATGTTGCTGGTGCTTTACAAAAAGAAGGTCACAGCATTGAAAAGAAATTTATCAATGTAATTGGTGGTAACGTTAAGCGTTTAGGAAAATACAATGCAGTTATTAGATTGCATAGAGAAGTAGTTATAGACATGCCTTTCGAGGTTGTTGCTGAAGCTTAATCTCTTTTTTACAAATTTTGAAACCGTTTAGTTAATACCTAAACGGTTTTTTTATTAATTCAAAATCAAAAGTCATGCGATATATTTATGTATTAGTTTTTAGTTTATTCTTTTTTGGCTGTAAAACAGAAAAGAGTAATGAGCAGTCAAGTGATTCGGTATTATTAGAAACTTTTCGTTACAGTAATAATAAAGCACCACAGATAAGTGTACATCGTGGTGGAAAATCGATAAAAAATTACCCTGAGAACTGTTTAGAAACTATTCAATACGTAAATAAAAGTATGTCTGCTATTTATGAAATAGACATAGCAAAAACCAAAGACGGAAAATTGGTTTTAATGCACGATAATTCTATCGATAGAACAACTACCGGTACTGGTTTAGTTAAAAACCTGACTTATAAACAACTAAAAAACTTCAATTTAGTTGATGATTACGGAAATGAAACTAATTTTAAAATGCCATTATTTGATGAGGTTTTGGATTGGAGTAAAAAAAATAACGTCGTTTTAAGTGTAGACATCAAAAGAAGTGTACCTCAAAGTGAGGTTATTAAGGCTATTAAATATGCTAATGCCGAAGATGTATGTATTATAATTACTTACGACTTAGCTCAGGCACAATTCGCATACAAATCCGCACCAGACATGATGCTTTCAGTTTCTGGAAGAAATGATAGGGAAGTAGATGCACTTTTAAAATCAGGCATTCCGACAAAAAACATGATTGCTTTTACAGGTACTCGACTTTCAGACAAATCATTATTCAAAAAACTACATGATAATGATATTCTATGTATGCTGGGTACACTTGGTAACTTAGATAAGAGAGCCGAAACAAGAGGAGATGTGCTTTATAGCGAATGGCTAGACCTAGGTGTAGATATGTTAGCTACAGATAGACCTTTTGCCGTTGCCGAACAAATTAAAAAATAATCTGAAGAGATACTGAAATAAATTCAGCATAAAATGAAATACACAAGACTTACAAAAGAACAGTTTGAAGAGCTACATCAAGAATTTATTAATTTTTTAGCAACACAATCTATAACAGCTGACGAATGGAAGGATATCAAAGCAAATAAGCCTGAAACAGCAGAGCAGGAGCTTGATATATTTAGTGACTTAGTTTGGCTTGGTGTATTAAGTAAGGTTGAGTATTTAGAGCATATTTCACCACAGCAAATACATTTATTTAAGTGTAAGGAAAAGGATATGCATTTGATTGCTTTAAAAATTCAAAATCCTGCGGTAGATTTCACAACTAAAGAAGGTTTTCAGTGGTTGCGAGATAATTTATTATCAGACAGTATCGAGTTTTTTAATGCGAAAAAAGACTACTCTGAGGATAAGCATATGGATATTTTCAAAATGATTCAGTCAGGAGCCAATATTACCAAAGGTGAGTTGTTTCAGTATTTTGAAAAATTAATAGGACAAAAATCTTAGTTTGTATATTAACTAATAACTACTCATACCTTAAACTCTCAATAGGATCTAATTTTGCAGCTTTTGTTGCTGGATAAACACCAGAAACGACAGCTACTATAAATGCGATTGTGACACCCCAAAACATGGCAAACCATGGCGTTGAGAAGCTAAGTTCAAATATACTTGCTAATAGCCAACCGATGAATACGCCTAGCAAAATACCTAGTAATGCTCCAAGTTGACCAATAACTACAGTTTCAATAAAAAACTGAGTTGCAATTGTTTTACTTTTTGCTCCAAGTGCTTTTCTAACGCCTATCTCTCGAGTACGTTCACTTACAGAAACTAGCATAATATTCATCAATGCAATTGTGGAACCAAATATTGTAATAATGCTTATAATCCATGCCGCTACATAAAGGTAGCTAGATATATTACTGATTCTATTAATCAAGTCTTCACTTCTTTCAAGACCAAAATCGTTTTTTTCAACAGGGTTAAGACCTCTAACATTTCTAAAAGCTAGTATAGCATCGTCTTGAGCACCTTCAAGCATGTCTTTTTTATCGACTTTGATACTTAAAGCATAATTTATAAACGGATTAGTAAAGATAGAGCGTGCTTTGTTTATAGGTAGTATGACACGTAAATCTTGATTATTACCAAACGTAGCTCCTTTTTCTTTTAAGTGACCAATAACCTTAAATTTTGAACCTCTGACACTTATAGTTTGTCCTACAGGATTTACATCTTTAAATAAAGCTTTAACCAAATCACTACCTACGACACATACTGCGTTATTATTTGTAATATCAAAGACATTAAAACCACGACCAGCCTCAATTTCTAAACCAGAATTTTCTAAAAAATGCTCATTTACTCCCAAAACTCTAACTTCTGGGTCGGTTTTCTTAGATTCAGTTTTAATTTCAGCAGCTATTGTACCTATAAATGAAACCGATGTTTTTGTAAACGGAAAATCATAGCTATCCTGAAAATCTTTTACATTTCTATAAGTGATTACAGGATTTATTTTTTGACGTTCTCGACTACTTTGACGTTGTGTATTAAACTCATAACGTTGAATGTTGAAGGTGTTTGCACCCATAGACGAAAAGTCACTTGAAATGGTGTTTTCAAGTGCAGAAACACCACTTAAAATACCAACAAGTGCCATTATACCTATTCCAATAATAACAACAGTAAGTATGGTTCGTAATAATTGTCCTTTTATAGAACCAAGGGCAATTTTTATGTTTTCTTTAAAAAGAGATCTTTTCATTTTAAGTCTAAAGTTAGTGTCGGTTTGCTATAAGACTACTTTAAGTCAATAAAGTTACTACAAATTTGAAATTACTTGGGTTTGCCTCTAAAATTTATAATATTTTTGTGACAAAGTTGAGATTAACGAAACCGATTTCAATTTAGTTAGAAAATTAACATGGCACAAAAACCTGGCATACCAAAAGGCACAAGAGATTTTAATTCTGAGACTGTTGCAAAACGTAGTTATATTACTGAAACTATTAAGCAACAGTTCAAAGTATATGGCTTTCAGCCTATAGAAACGCCTAGTTTTGAAAATTCAGAGACATTAATGGGCAAATATGGTGATGAAGGTGATCGACTTATTTTTAAGATTTTGAATTCTGGTGAATATCTAAAAAAGATTTCTGAAGATGATTATCAATCACGTTCGGAATCAATTTTGACTTCAAAAATCTCTGAGAAAGCATTAAGATATGATTTAACTGTACCTTTTGCCCGCTACGTTGTACAGCATCAAAATGAGATTGACTTTCCGTTTAAGCGTTACCAGATTCAGCCGGTTTGGCGTGCAGATAGACCACAAAAAGGACGTTTTAGAGAGTTTTATCAATGCGATGCCGATGTTGTTGGAAGTACATCTTTGTTTCAAGAAGTAGAGTTTATTCAACTCTATGATGGTGTGTTTACTGCTTTAAATCTTAAAGGAACAACTATAAAAATTAACAACCGTAAAATCTTATCTGGTATTGCCGAAGTTATTGGAGCACAAGATAAGTTAATTGATTTTACAGTAGCATTAGATAAACTTGATAAAATAGGAGAGGAGAAGGTAAAAGAAGAAATGCTTAGTAAAGGTATTTCTCCAGAAGGTATTGATAAACTTCAGCCTCTGTTTAGTTTAACTGGTGATTTTGGTTCTCAAATTGAAAGCTTAAAACAGATTTTGAATACATCTGAAGTTGGATTAAAAGGAATTGAAGAACTAGAATTTATAAACAAAGCTATTTCAGAATTGGAGTTGCAAACAGCAAAACTTCAACTCGATGTGACACTTGCTCGTGGACTTAATTATTACACAGGAGCTATTTTTGAAGTCTCTGCACCAGAAGGTGTAAAGATGGG
This DNA window, taken from Winogradskyella sp. PC-19, encodes the following:
- the priA gene encoding primosomal protein N', producing the protein MNNHFIDVILPIPLQKAFTYHITEAEAEFLKPGIRVAVPFGKSKIYTALAYKIHNKPPIAYEAKTIHQILDDKPLVTEKQLEHWQWIASYYMCSLGEVMRAAIPNAFIIESETIISKVEDAIVNDSELKDEEFLIYEALHHQSSLKIQDVISILDKKRVLPIINGLVEKGIIQLQEEIYQKYTPKLVRYVRLHEHHKSEDKLQKLLELLNRAKKQRDVVLTLFQLEATSQKAIKVTELVEKSGASSAIIKTLIDKKILEEYHIQTDRVNFEGEAGAESKQLNEYQQKAFEEINTSFEEKSVVLLHGVTSSGKTEIYIKLIEKQLEQQKQVLYLLPEIALTTQLVSRLQDYFGEKVAVFHSRYSGNERVEAWNNILNNSEKAQIIIGARSSLLLPFRDLGLIIVDEEHEQSYKQFDPAPRYHARDAAIVLANMFNAKTLLGTATPSLETYYNTSEGKYGLVEITKRYNDVLMPEIELVDLADKYKRKRMKGHFSDRLIEEMTEAFEEGFQVILFQNRRGFSPIVECTTCGNSPQCPNCDVSLTYHQYRDQLRCHYCGYNSAMLKSCQACGNITLDTKGFGTEQIEEEVKALFPDRRVARMDLDTTRGKYGFEKLITRFEQREIDVLVGTQMITKGLDFRYVKLVGILNADNLLNFPDFRAHERSYQLMAQVSGRAGRTDLRGKVLIQTYNPHHNILQQVSTNSYTEMYKEQLNDRYNYKYPPIFRLIKVTLKHKDYNRVNLAADWYAKSLKLYFKTNVLGPEFPPVSRIRNLYHKNILIKIPQNQSLPKTKEAIARIDNSFNAVKDFRSVRVIINVDNY
- a CDS encoding YihY/virulence factor BrkB family protein, producing MSKSIEDKLKKIPVINILVRFCQKIKLPAFEGLSVYDLLELYGLGIVKGTLTTRASAIAFSFFTSIFPFLLFVVILIPVIPIDGFDVEFSKFLESFLPAQTSDFFMSTIFENLEGNSQAGLLSSVFLLSMFLMANGVNAVFSGFENSYHEQLTRNVFQQYLYALGIALILAFLVLFTVAVFIYTQVYIIVPINEAFGTEEATNRQWILVAKYLFFVVMVYLATATLYYFGTKEGRQTRFFSIGALLTTLLIILTSYLFGIYIDNFSKYNELYGSIGALLILLLYLWLNANILLLGYELNATLRGLHKLNEMTPADE
- the nadC gene encoding carboxylating nicotinate-nucleotide diphosphorylase codes for the protein MISKEQFNKEIELIIANAIREDVGDGDHSSLACIPASAQGKAKLLVKDKGVIAGVEFAKQVFDYVDTDMKVETLIEDGSHVKYGDIAFYIEGASQSILKAERLVLNAMQRMSAIATKTKVFVDLLEGTGTQILDTRKTTPGIRALEKWAVTIGGGTNHRFALYDMIMLKDNHIDFSGGVSKAINKTKDYLKKTNRDLKIIVEARNLHEIQEILDCGGVYRILIDNFNYEDTRKAVKLIGDKCLTESSGGINEKTVRHYAECGVDFISSGALTHSVYNMDLSLKAV
- a CDS encoding HPF/RaiA family ribosome-associated protein, which gives rise to MTVNFQYVDTDVSETLSQFTVEKLEKLNDKFEFLISAQVYFKHDSKDHEAGKICNIELSLPGPRIFAKSNEREYELAVTETINDLRRQLDKRKETYKVY
- the rlmH gene encoding 23S rRNA (pseudouridine(1915)-N(3))-methyltransferase RlmH, translating into MQIKLIAIGKTDNKQLQALIEDYQKRLGFYIKFSLDIIPDIKKAKHLSEAQQKEKEGELILAKVQNSEVLILLDENGKQMDSVAFSNYIQKHLNSGVKQIIFVIGGPYGFSDAVYKRSNSKLGLSQMTFSHQMVRLFFIEQLYRGFTILKNEPYHHR
- a CDS encoding glycoside hydrolase family 2 TIM barrel-domain containing protein codes for the protein MRYLIILLFFSSLLSSQTTVEKSQNKWLLKVDGNDFKVKGVTFGYDKDTANYDNYFKELKVLGVNTIRTWATGDNSLKLLDNAHANGIKVMMGIWMRHGRPGMEDDDSFNYLKDTKGKEAMYDNAIKVVNRYKNHPAILTWGIGNEVYLNIGTEEEKLAYSKLLERICSQIKELDPNHPVTSVEAWTFGMDWWEKHVPSIDIYGLNSYGFGANFLQEELNKRNINKPYIITEFGVTGEWDIKNEKLAVKIEPSDTEKYDAIVTGYKDWIVDKPSCLGVYVFHYSNSNNFISPWLYTHVNGYKRPQYWAIREAYTGKKPDNKVPFIKSFVLTETNAKSEIWLPVDLHVTDKDNDSLEFSFYYNHRKGSRKRRDAIKKLNHRGSLKGGFEIELPKVHGATKIYVYVNDNYGNLAIASDVIDVFDKNSKKKKYLVPKVDLPFYVYKDNNEIPYVPSGLMGNYRALNIDLNHTDNVQSGKTAIEISYNVGHDWYGVAMVDPANDWGNILGGYDISGAKSFSFWAKATSNKVLATIGFGLIDKDKPFPDTAKKSVEIILTKEWKKYTIKTKRQDLSCIRSGFVLFSSGIGQGHKIYLDNIVFE
- a CDS encoding thiol-disulfide oxidoreductase DCC family protein; this encodes MEKDIIIFDGECNLCNGVVGWLLKFAPEDMFQFVAFQSTYGQQLLIKNGFPTKRLDTVILIDDNGVKTHSDGFIRIISKIPKWKRVAALLGFIPRLIRDYIYKTASKNRVKWFGNSKSCTIDFK